The following proteins are co-located in the Vigna unguiculata cultivar IT97K-499-35 chromosome 9, ASM411807v1, whole genome shotgun sequence genome:
- the LOC114163383 gene encoding protein COBRA-like — protein MEQKVLHGIGSLVPRGAFAVLLLLLFFFSSFTSTEAYDPLDPTGNITIKWDVISWTPDGYLAVVTMYNFQQYRHIQSPGWSLGWTWAKKEVIWNMMGSQTTEQGDCSKFKAGIPHCCKKDPTVVDLLPGTPYNQQIANCCKGGVLNSWGQDPSSAVSSFQISVGSAGTTNKTVKLPKNFTLKAPGPGYTCGPAKVVKPTTFITSDKRRTTQAMMTWNITCTYSQFLAQKTPSCCVSLSSFYNDTVVNCPTCTCGCQNKTESGSCVEPNSPHLASVVSSSSAKGANTPLVQCTSHMCPIRVHWHVKLNYKEYWRVKITITNFNYRMNYSQWNLVVQHPNLDNITQLFSFQYKSLTPYEGLNDTSMLWGIKFYNDFLSSAGPLGNVQSEILLRKDKSTFTFDKGWAFPRRIYFNGDNCVMPPPDAYPWLPNASSKLVFSVLCTLIATLASLLSVI, from the exons ATGGAACAAAAAGTGTTACATGGCATTGGATCTCTTGTCCCTCGTGGTGCTTTTGCAGTCTTGCTCCTGCTACTGTTCTTTTTCTCCTCATTCACTTCTACAG AAGCCTATGACCCGCTTGATCCAACTGGCAATATAACAATCAAATGGGATGTCATTAGCTGGACTCCAGATGGCTATCTT GCTGTTGTTACAATGTACAACTTTCAACAATATCGTCACATTCAGTCCCCTGGATGGTCATTAGGGTGGACATGGGCTAAAAAAGAAGTAATTTGGAACATGATGGGAAGCCAAACCACAGAGCAAGGGGACTGTTCAAAGTTCAAAGCAGGTATTCCTCATTGTTGTAAGAAGGACCCAACAGTGGTGGACTTACTGCCAGGGACTCCTTACAACCAGCAGATTGCAAATTGTTGCAAAGGGGGTGTCCTAAATTCATGGGGTCAGGACCCTAGTAGTGCAGTAAGTTCTTTCCAGATTAGTGTTGGCTCTGCTGGAACCACAAACAAAACGGTCAAACTGCCTAAAAATTTTACCCTCAAAGCACCGGGACCTGGCTACACTTGTGGTCCTGCAAAGGTTGTGAAACCAACTACATTTATTACCAGTGACAAGAGGAGAACCACCCAAGCCATGA TGACTTGGAATATTACCTGCACTTATTCTCAATTCCTGGCTCAAAAGACTCCAAGTTGTTGTGTTTCCCTCTCATCCTTCTATAATGACACAGTAGTAAACTGCCCAACCTGCACCTGTGGCTGCCAAAACAAAACAGAATCTGGCAGCTGTGTGGA ACCAAATTCACCACATTTAGCTTCAGTTGTATCATCATCATCAGCAAAAGGTGCAAACACACCCCTAGTTCAGTGCACCAGCCACATGTGTCCTATTCGAGTGCATTGGCATGTGAAGCTCAATTACAAAGAGTACTGGAGGGTCAAGATCACAATTACTAATTTCAATTACAGAATGAACTACTCACAGTGGAACCTTGTTGTGCAGCATCCCAATTTAGATAATATTACCCAGCTCTTCAGTTTTCAGTACAAGTCACTTACACCCTATGAGGGCTTGA ATGATACAAGTATGCTGTGGGGAATCAAGTTCTACAATGATTTTCTTTCTTCAGCTGGACCTCTTGGTAACGTTCAATCAGAAATCTTACTTAGAAAAGACAAATCAACCTTCACATTTGATAAGGGATGGGCATTCCCTAGAAGGATTTATTTCAACGGGGATAACTGTGTTATGCCTCCTCCAGATGCCTACCCTTGGCTGCCAAATGCAAGTTCTAAACTAGTTTTCTCTGTGCTATGTACACTCATAGCCACTTTAGCTTCTTTGTTAAGTGTTATTTAA
- the LOC114164311 gene encoding cleavage stimulation factor subunit 50 isoform X1 produces MDSSNSEQAVLDGKLYRHLNSLIVAHLRDNNLTQAASVVASATMTPLNAEAPPNRLLDLVAKGLAAEKGDITRGTDFSASLPLSHTAAIDFSTAPDMKGSSKSFPKHETRHLSEHKNIARCARFSADGRFVATGSADTSIKLFEVSKIKQMLLPEAKDGPVRPVIRTYYDHIQPINDLDFHPQGTILISGAKDQTIKFFDISKTNAKRAYRVIQDTHNVRSVSFHPSGDFLLAGTDHAIPHLYDINTFQCYLSSNIPETSPSGAINQVRYSCTGAMYVTASKDGAIRLWDGITANCVRSITAAHGTAEATSAIFTKDQRFVLSCGKDSTVKLWEVGSGRLVRQYLGAIHTQLRCQAIFNQTEEFIIFIDELSNEIVIWDAMTTEKVAKWPSNHVGAPRWLEHSPVESAFISCGTDRSIRFWKETV; encoded by the exons ATGGATAGCAGTAACTCGGAACAGGCCGTGCTTGATGGCAAACTCTACAGACACCTCAATTCTCTCATCGTCGCGCATCTTCGGGACAACAATCTCACCCAG GCTGCAAGTGTTGTTGCTTCAGCAACCATGACTCCACTGAATGCGGAAGCCCCACCTAACAGGCTTCTCGACCTGGTTGCTAAG GGTCTTGCAGCGGAAAAGGGCGACATCACAAGAGGCACTGATTTCTCTGCCTCACTGCCCCTGTCTCACACAGCAGCTATTGATTTCAG CACTGCGCCTGATATGAAAGGTTCCTCAAAGAGCTTCCCGAAGCATGAAACGCGGCACCTTTCGGAACACAAG AATATTGCCAGATGTGCTAGGTTTAGTGCTGATGGAAGGTTTGTTGCCACTGGAAGTGCTGATACTTCAATAAAGCTATTTGAG GTTTCAAAGATCAAGCAGATGTTGCTGCCAGAGGCAAAGGATGGTCCTGTGCGGCCTGTCATTCGCACATATTATGATCATATACAA CCAATAAATGATCTGGATTTTCATCCACAAGGTACTATCCTGATTTCTGGAGCCAAAGATCAAACAATAAA gttttttgATATTTCAAAAACGAATGCAAAGAGAGCATATAGAGTTATCCAG GACACACACAATGTTCGATCTGTATCTTTCCATCCTTCTGGGGACTTTTTACTGGCAg GAACTGATCATGCAATTCCACATTTGTATGATATAAATACCTTTCAGTGTTATCTGTCATCAAATATCCCAGAGACCAGCCCTAGTGGAGCCATAAACCAG GTCAGATATTCTTGTACAGGTGCCATGTATGTTACAGCATCTAAAGATGGTGCTATTAGGTTATGGGATGGCATCACAGCCAATTGTGTGCGGTCAATAACTGCAGCACACGGAACAGCTGAGGCTACCAGTGCAATTTTTACCAAAGATCAAAG GTTTGTTCTCTCCTGCGGGAAGGATTCTACCGTAAAGCTTTGGGAAGTTGGCTCTGGAAGATTAGTCAGACAATATCTTGGAGCTATACATACCCAGCTAAGGTGTCAG GCTATTTTTAATCAGACAGAAgaatttattatattcataGATGAACTGAGCAATGAG ATCGTTATCTGGGATGCAATGACAACAGAAAAAGTTGCAAAGTGGCCTTCTAATCATGTTGGTGCACCCCGCTGGCTTGAACACTCACCAGTTGAGTCAGCTTTTATTTCCTGTGGAACTGATAGGTCAATTCGGTTCTGGAAGGAGACTGTATAA
- the LOC114162540 gene encoding transcription termination factor MTERF15, mitochondrial: MTLGAKYANARFLGSTSAFSHYRKKIAVANLFQKYGFPPSLVSFFLSRNPSILHSPLPQLHHSLTTLFSLRIPQNDIVSLLTTNPSLLHHSFHDALQSRLPQLQTRFPTLSPSTLLNLFLSSTKLHLDPLHLSPKLNALKTDFAFSDATVASVLEGFPDVVVTSENEIASVIDFLAEFGIPRDEIDLVVRSFPRVLALGVEQRLRPLFREIKELGFSNREMRREISRDPRILGMEIGELTRCLRLIESLKCRESIKERVIDSGLMRACFEVKLRVDCLCGYGLTRRDALKIIWKEPRVICYEVGDIERKVEFLVQRMKCSVECLAEVPKYLGVNFEKQIVARYSVVECLRGKGAIGFEIGLKDLVMPSRLRFYNLYVKPYPECEKIYGRFSGCGVQVKMKHPPGLWKLFKPQKFAERDEDVKNVRSFMESLV; this comes from the coding sequence ATGACGTTGGGCGCGAAATATGCAAACGCGCGTTTCCTCGGAAGCACTTCCGCTTTCTCCCACTACAGAAAAAAAATCGCGGTGGCGAATCTATTCCAGAAGTACGGTTTCCCTCCTTCCCTCgtctccttcttcctctctcGCAACCCTTCCATTCTCCACTCTCCTCTCCCTCAACTCCACCATTCGCTCaccacactcttctccctccgcATCCCCCAAAACGACATCGTTTCCCTCCTCACTACCAATCCTTCCCTCCTCCACCATTCCTTCCACGACGCCCTCCAATCCCGTCTCCCCCAACTCCAAACGCGCTTCCCCACACTCTCCCCTTCCACCCTCCTCAACCTCTTCCTCTCTTCCACAAAGTTACACCTCGACCCGCTCCACCTCTCCCCCAAACTCAACGCGCTCAAAACCGATTTCGCGTTTTCCGACGCCACCGTGGCTAGCGTTCTGGAAGGGTTCCCCGACGTGGTCGTCACGAGCGAGAACGAAATCGCGAGCGTGATAGATTTTCTTGCGGAGTTCGGAATTCCGCGGGACGAGATTGATCTCGTTGTCCGTTCCTTTCCTAGGGTTTTGGCGCTCGGTGTTGAGCAGAGGCTGAGGCCGTTGTTTCGGGAAATCAAGGAGCTAGGGTTTTCCAATCGTGAGATGAGGAGAGAGATCTCGCGGGACCCGAGGATTCTGGGGATGGAAATTGGAGAGCTTACGCGGTGTTTGAGGCTGATAGAGAGTTTGAAATGCAGGGAAAGTATCAAAGAGAGGGTTATTGATTCGGGTCTGATGAGAGCGTGTTTTGAGGTGAAATTAAGAGTGGATTGTTTGTGTGGGTATGGTTTGACTCGAAGGGATGCTCTGAAGATTATCTGGAAGGAGCCTCGGGTGATTTGTTACGAGGTTGGGGATATTGAGAGGAAGGTTGAGTTTCTGGTGCAGAGGATGAAGTGTAGTGTGGAGTGTTTGGCTGAGGTGCCTAAATACTTGGGTGTGAATTTTGAGAAGCAGATTGTGGCCAGGTACAGTGTGGTGGAGTGTTTGAGGGGGAAGGGTGCCATTGGGTTTGAGATTGGGTTGAAGGATTTGGTTATGCCTTCTAGGCTTAGGTTCTATAATCTTTATGTGAAGCCATACCCGGAGTGTGAAAAGATCTATGGAAGGTTTTCTGGGTGTGGTGTTCAAGTTAAGATGAAGCATCCCCCTGGACTGTGGAAACTTTTTAAACCGCAGAAGTTTGCTGAAAGGGATGAAGATGTGAAGAACGTGAGGTCATTCATGGAGTCTCTGGTTTAG
- the LOC114163384 gene encoding UDP-arabinopyranose mutase 3-like, producing the protein MSETGATAILKEEVDIVIPTIRNLEFLEKWRAFFEPYHLIIVQDGDPSKVIKVPEGFDYELYNRNDINRILGPKAHCISFKDSACRCFGFLLSKKKYIFTIDDDCFVAKDPSGKEINALEQHLKNLLTPSTPFFFNTLYDPFREGTDFVRGYPFSLREGVPTAASHGLWLNVPDYDAPTQLVKPLERNTRYVDAVMTIPKGTLFPMCGMNLAFNRELIGPAMYFGLMGEGQPIGRYDDMWAGWCMKVISDHLGLGVKTGLPYIWHSKASNPFVNLKKEYKGIYWQEELIPFFQSVSLPKECTTAQKCYVELSKQVRAKLGKVDEYFNKLADTMVTWIEAWEELNPSGPPKSDALPNGSAK; encoded by the exons ATGTCGGAAACAGGAGCGACGGCGATTCTGAAGGAGGAGGTGGACATAGTTATCCCCACAATTAGGAACCTTGAGTTCTTGGAGAAGTGGAGAGCGTTCTTTGAACCTTACCACCTCATAATAGTGCAGGACGGTGACCCTTCTAAGGTCATCAAGGTCCCCGAAGGCTTCGATTACGAACTCTACAACCGTAACGACATTAACCGCATTCTGGGCCCCAAGGCCCACTGCATTTCCTTCAAGGACTCTGCATGCCGCTGCTTCGGCTTCTTGCTCTCCAAGAAGAAGTACATCTTCACCATCGACGATGATTGCTTT gTTGCAAAAGATCCATCTGGAAAAGAAATTAACGCCCTGGAACAGCATCTGAAGAACCTTCTGACTCCATCAACCCCGTTTTTTTTCAACACCCTCTATGATCCATTCAGAGAGGGTACAGATTTTGTCCGTGGATATCCGTTTAGTCTGCGTGAAGGTGTTCCTACAGCAGCTTCTCATGGCCTCTGGCTCAACGTTCCTGATTATGATGCCCCAACTCAGCTTGTCAAACCCCTGGAGAGGAACACCAG GTATGTGGATGCAGTAATGACGATACCAAAGGGAACCCTGTTTCCCATGTGTGGTATGAATCTGGCATTCAACCGTGAATTAATCGGTCCTGCAATGTACTTTGGACTGATGGGGGAAGGTCAACCTATTGGACGCTATGATGACATGTGGGCTGGCTGGTGCATGAAG GTGATAAGTGACCACCTGGGACTGGGGGTGAAGACAGGTTTGCCTTACATCTGGCACAGCAAAGCCAGCAACCCATTCGTAAACCTGAAGAAGGAGTACAAAGGAATTTACTGGCAAGAAGAGCTGATTCCGTTTTTCCAATCTGTTTCTCTTCCCAAGGAATGCACAACTGCTCAGAAATGCTACGTTGAACTGTCGAAGCAAGTGAGGGCAAAACTTGGGAAGGTCGATGAGTATTTCAACAAGCTTGCAGATACCATGGTTACATGGATTGAAGCTTGGGAAGAACTAAACCCTTCTGGCCCACCAAAATCTGATGCATTGCCCAATGGCTCTGCCAAgtaa
- the LOC114164311 gene encoding cleavage stimulation factor subunit 50 isoform X2 → MKGSSKSFPKHETRHLSEHKNIARCARFSADGRFVATGSADTSIKLFEVSKIKQMLLPEAKDGPVRPVIRTYYDHIQPINDLDFHPQGTILISGAKDQTIKFFDISKTNAKRAYRVIQDTHNVRSVSFHPSGDFLLAGTDHAIPHLYDINTFQCYLSSNIPETSPSGAINQVRYSCTGAMYVTASKDGAIRLWDGITANCVRSITAAHGTAEATSAIFTKDQRFVLSCGKDSTVKLWEVGSGRLVRQYLGAIHTQLRCQAIFNQTEEFIIFIDELSNEIVIWDAMTTEKVAKWPSNHVGAPRWLEHSPVESAFISCGTDRSIRFWKETV, encoded by the exons ATGAAAGGTTCCTCAAAGAGCTTCCCGAAGCATGAAACGCGGCACCTTTCGGAACACAAG AATATTGCCAGATGTGCTAGGTTTAGTGCTGATGGAAGGTTTGTTGCCACTGGAAGTGCTGATACTTCAATAAAGCTATTTGAG GTTTCAAAGATCAAGCAGATGTTGCTGCCAGAGGCAAAGGATGGTCCTGTGCGGCCTGTCATTCGCACATATTATGATCATATACAA CCAATAAATGATCTGGATTTTCATCCACAAGGTACTATCCTGATTTCTGGAGCCAAAGATCAAACAATAAA gttttttgATATTTCAAAAACGAATGCAAAGAGAGCATATAGAGTTATCCAG GACACACACAATGTTCGATCTGTATCTTTCCATCCTTCTGGGGACTTTTTACTGGCAg GAACTGATCATGCAATTCCACATTTGTATGATATAAATACCTTTCAGTGTTATCTGTCATCAAATATCCCAGAGACCAGCCCTAGTGGAGCCATAAACCAG GTCAGATATTCTTGTACAGGTGCCATGTATGTTACAGCATCTAAAGATGGTGCTATTAGGTTATGGGATGGCATCACAGCCAATTGTGTGCGGTCAATAACTGCAGCACACGGAACAGCTGAGGCTACCAGTGCAATTTTTACCAAAGATCAAAG GTTTGTTCTCTCCTGCGGGAAGGATTCTACCGTAAAGCTTTGGGAAGTTGGCTCTGGAAGATTAGTCAGACAATATCTTGGAGCTATACATACCCAGCTAAGGTGTCAG GCTATTTTTAATCAGACAGAAgaatttattatattcataGATGAACTGAGCAATGAG ATCGTTATCTGGGATGCAATGACAACAGAAAAAGTTGCAAAGTGGCCTTCTAATCATGTTGGTGCACCCCGCTGGCTTGAACACTCACCAGTTGAGTCAGCTTTTATTTCCTGTGGAACTGATAGGTCAATTCGGTTCTGGAAGGAGACTGTATAA
- the LOC114163382 gene encoding COBRA-like protein 4 gives MESDSGKRQQKSTFGCFKLVALIALCFVLISPAESFDPLDPTGNVTIRWDIMSWTSDGYLATVTLFNFQLYRNIMNPGWTLGWTWAKKEIIWAMVGAQATEQGNCAKFKLKIPHSCKRNPEVVDLLPGAPFNMQFTNCCRGGVLTSWGQNPSGAVSSFQIGVGLSGTSNKTVKLPKNFKLLGPGPGYSCGPAKVVPSTAILTDDRRRKMQALMSWNVTCTYSQFLASKNPSCCVSLSSFYSDKITGCPPCACGCQNNDTCVTKDSKILQENVTSTHRKSDITPKPLLQCTHHLCHVRVHWHLKDNYQDYWRVKIAIINFNYRLNFTDWSLVVQHPNLNNVTQVYSFEYMPLLPYESINDTGMFYGLKYYNDLLMEAGPKGNVQSEVLMKKDKNTFTLKQGWAFPRRVYFNGDECMLPPPDSYPMLPNSAHKTPTTITLMATYVVFTLFFHLVATLF, from the exons ATGGAATCTGACAGTGGTAAACGGCAGCAAAAGAGCACCTTTGGATGCTTCAAGTTGGTTGCCTTAATCGCTctatgctttgttttaatttctcCAGCAG AATCATTTGATCCATTGGATCCAACTGGGAATGTGACAATAAGATGGGATATCATGTCCTGGACATCAGATGGATATTTG GCCACTGTGACATTGTTTAACTTCCAATTGTACCGCAATATTATGAATCCTGGGTGGACTCTGGGGTGGACATGGGCAAAGAAGGAAATAATCTGGGCCATGGTGGGGGCTCAAGCCACAGAGCAAGGAAACTGTGCCAAGTTCAAGTTGAAGATTCCTCATAGCTGCAAGAGGAACCCTGAAGTGGTTGACTTGCTACCTGGAGCTCCTTTCAACATGCAGTTCACCAATTGCTGCAGGGGTGGTGTGCTTACATCTTGGGGACAGAACCCTTCAGGTGCAGTCTCTTCATTTCAGATAGGTGTAGGGCTCTCTGGCACCTCCAACAAGACAGTCAAATTGCCTAAGAACTTCAAATTGCTGGGACCTGGACCAGGATATTCATGTGGCCCTGCTAAGGTTGTTCCATCCACTGCAATCCTCACAGATGATCGAAGGCGAAAAATGCAGGCATTGA TGTCTTGGAATGTGACATGCACTTATTCACAGTTTCTTGCCTCCAAGAACCCAAGCTGTTGTGTTTCTTTGTCATCTTTCTACAGTGACAAAATCACAGGTTGTCCACCTTGTGCTTGTGGTTGCCAGAATAACGATACATGTGTCAC GAAAGACTCAAAGATCCTGCAAGAGAATGTCACCTCAACTCATCGAAAATCAGACATCACACCAAAACCATTGTTACAATGCACACACCACCTGTGTCATGTCCGGGTGCACTGGCATTTGAAAGACAACTATCAGGACTATTGGCGTGTCAAGATTGCCATTATCAACTTCAACTATCGATTGAATTTCACTGACTGGTCTCTTGTTGTGCAGCACCCCAATCTCAATAATGTAACCCAAGTCTATAGCTTTGAATACATGCCACTTCTTCCCTATGAATCCATAA ATGACACAGGCATGTTCTATGGTTTGAAATATTACAATGATCTGTTGATGGAAGCTGGGCCTAAAGGGAATGTTCAGTCTGAGGTGCTCATGAAGAAGGACAAGAACACATTTACTCTGAAGCAGGGATGGGCATTTCCTAGGAGAGTCTACTTTAATGGTGATGAATGCATGCTGCCACCTCCTGATTCATATCCTATGTTGCCAAACTCTGCCCACAAAACACCAACAACTATTACATTGATGGCAACCTATGTGGTTttcacattattttttcatttggtTGCAACACTTTTTTGA